A window of Fragaria vesca subsp. vesca linkage group LG7, FraVesHawaii_1.0, whole genome shotgun sequence contains these coding sequences:
- the LOC101293242 gene encoding 50S ribosomal protein L18, chloroplastic-like encodes MRAWQPARIENAKTLNRRMQKKYNGTPTNPRLSVFCSDKQLYVILVDDQNKKCLFYGSTLQKAIRQDPHCSTVVAAKRVGEELIKACNDLNIGEMSSYDHNDFATGEKIQAFEIAIAEYGFLLR; translated from the exons ATGAGAGCGTGGCAGCCTGCCAGAATCGAAAATGCAAAAACTCTAAACAGGAGAATGCAGAAGAAG TACAATGGCACTCCCACAAACCCGAGGCTTTCGGTATTTTGTTCAGACAAACAATTATATGTTATCCTGGTAGATGACCAGAACAAGAAGTGCTTGTTTTATGGAAGCACGCTGCAGAAAGCTATACGGCAGGATCCCCATTGTAGTACCGTT GTAGCTGCTAAACGTGTTGGCGAGGAGTTGATCAAGGCTTGCAATGATCTGAACATAGGGGAAATGTCGTCTTATGATCACAATGACTTTGCTACCGGGGAAAAGATTCAAGCATTTGAGATTGCAATTGCAGAGTATGGGTTCTTGTTGAGATGA
- the LOC101293533 gene encoding uncharacterized protein LOC101293533 yields the protein MASTCSFPHDPFINLAKMAAVKALDTAEEFFKLQYTELAIKQAMVAKEFDPDLQGVDYFILAYQIHKAVSYKKDWYHVLELARFVHPDKNSSVAAEGAFKHVKAAWDFLSNPAKKKAYDKSLKTPEFQGSHVKNSRKRACPKGKTPTTGDGLFKKTIKIMRTTSSGQKTCCMRISVCRIA from the exons ATGGCCAGCACTTGCTCGTTTCCTCATGATCCCTTCATCAACCTTGCCAAGATGGCTGCTGTAAAGGCACTAGATACCGCAGAAGAGTTCTTCAAGCTTCAGTACACCGAATTGGCGATCAAGCAAGCCATGGTGGCCAAAGAATTCGACCCCGACTTGCAAGGTGTGGATTACTTCATCCTAGCGTACCAGATCCATAAAGCTGTGTCGTACAAGAAAGACTGGTACCATGTTCTTG AATTGGCTCGCTTTGTGCACCCAGACAAGAACAGCTCTGTTGCTGCAGAAGGAGCTTTCAAGCATGTCAAAGCGGCTTGGGACTTTCTCTCTAACCCTGCCAAAAAGAAGGCTTACGACAAGTCGTTAAAGACTCCGGAGTTTCAAGGGTCACATGTGAAGAACAGTCGCAAAAGGGCTTGCCCTAAGGGGAAGACCCCTACTACTGGAGATGGTCTTTTCAAGAAGACTATCAAGATAATGAGGACAACAAGCTCAGGCCAAAAGACCTGTTGTATGAGGATATCTGTTTGCAGGATTGCTTGA
- the LOC101294119 gene encoding dynamin-related protein 4C-like — translation MRGRQTQTDTSAALVLQAQEPSPLNTVAPIVSSYNDKIRPLLDAIDKLRDLKVTEEGIQLPTIVVVGDQSSGKSSVLESLAGISLPRGQGICTRVPLIMKLQHHSNPEPHLSLEYGGRVEDTNEVNISEDIINATNFIAGGGKEVSNTPLTLLVKKNGVPDLTMVDLPGITRVPAPGQPDNIYDQIKDIIMEYITPEESIILNVLSATVDFTTCESIRMSHSVDKHGERTLAVVTKADVLPEGLLEKVTSDDVNIGLGYVCVRNRIGDETNEEARAISDKLFQTHPLLSKIDKAIVGIPVLAQKLVQIQAASIARNLPEIVKKINDKLNACLSELNNMPKSLSTVAEAMTSFMQIIGASKESLKKILVRGEFEEYKDQKRMHCTARLVEMLSEYSDQLDKYDHSETKCQNFLMEEINILEEAKGIKLPNFVPRNAFLVILQGKVNEIKDLPIEFVERVWTYIEDVVISVLMKHSECYYQLQLSTRRAGHNLMAKMKEKSIKWMNEIVEMEKLTDYTCHPEYVSEWTRLMAGQTAFLSGLYGADHPSKITVCIGEVEVEGLRKYSHELVSQAFDLNMRMIAYWKVVLRRLVDSMALHLQLSVTNLVNKEIEKEIINELMGPNYGYGSGIERMLEESPSVAVKREKLVKSIKKLKDSKEVVSKIMDGIIP, via the coding sequence ATGAGAGGAAGACAAACACAGACTGATACATCAGCAGCTCTGGTGCTTCAAGCACAAGAGCCTTCACCACTAAATACCGTCGCACCAATTGTGTCTTCCTACAATGACAAAATCCGCCCTCTGCTCGACGCCATCGACAAGCTCCGTGACCTCAAGGTGACGGAGGAAGGCATACAGCTCCCCACCATTGTTGTTGTAGGAGACCAGTCATCCGGCAAGTCCAGCGTCCTTGAATCCTTGGCCGGTATCAGCCTGCCCCGTGGACAAGGTATCTGCACCAGGGTACCCCTTATAATGAAGCTCCAACACCACTCTAACCCTGAACCTCATCTTTCCTTGGAGTACGGTGGCAGAGTCGAAGACACTAACGAGGTCAACATTTCTGAAGATATTATCAACGCCACCAATTTTATTGCTGGCGGAGGTAAGGAAGTTTCTAACACTCCGTTGACACTGTTAGTTAAAAAGAATGGTGTTCCGGATTTGACCATGGTTGATCTCCCTGGAATCACTAGGGTTCCTGCTCCTGGCCAGCCTGATAATATCTATGACCAAATCAAAGATATAATCATGGAGTATATAACACCTGAAGAGAGTATTATTCTGAATGTTTTATCTGCTACTGTTGATTTCACTACTTGTGAATCCATTAGGATGTCACACAGTGTGGATAAACATGGTGAGAGGACTCTTGCTGTTGTTACAAAAGCTGATGTATTACCAGAGGGTCTACTAGAGAAAGTTACTTCTGATGATGTGAACATTGGTCTTGGTTATGTCTGTGTGAGGAACAGGATTGGTGATGAAACTAATGAGGAGGCAAGGGCTATTTCTGATAAACTATTTCAAACTCATCCACTGCTTTCTAAGATTGATAAAGCAATAGTTGGAATTCCGGTTTTGGCTCAAAAGTTGGTGCAGATTCAAGCTGCTAGTATAGCTCGCAACTTGCCGGAGATTGTGAAGAAGATCAACGACAAGCTCAATGCTTGCCTTTCCGAACTCAACAACATGCCAAAGAGTTTGTCAACCGTTGCTGAGGCCATGACATCTTTTATGCAGATCATTGGAGCATCCAAAGAGTCCCTTAAGAAGATTCTTGTGAGAGGTGAATTTGAAGAGTATAAAGATCAGAAACGCATGCACTGCACTGCTAGGCTGGTCGAAATGCTCAGTGAGTACTCGGATCAACTTGACAAGTATGATCATAGTGAAACCAAATGCCAAAACTTTTTGATGGAGGAGATTAATATTTTGGAGGAAGCAAAAGGTATCAAACTTCCCAATTTTGTTCCCCGAAATGCTTTCCTTGTTATCCTGCAGGGAAAAGTGAATGAGATCAAAGATCTGCCTATTGAGTTTGTGGAGAGGGTATGGACTTATATTGAAGATGTGGTTATTTCTGTGTTAATGAAGCATTCAGAATGTTACTACCAACTTCAGTTGTCTACCAGGAGAGCTGGCCATAATCTAATGGCTAAGATGAAAGAAAAGTCGATCAAGTGGATGAATGAAATTGTTGAGATGGAAAAGCTTACGGATTATACATGTCATCCGGAGTATGTATCTGAATGGACTAGGCTCATGGCTGGACAGACTGCATTCTTAAGTGGCTTGTATGGTGCTGACCACCCCTCAAAGATAACTGTCTGTATTGGGGAAGTTGAAGTTGAAGGTCTAAGGAAGTACTCCCATGAATTAGTATCCCAAGCTTTTGACTTGAACATGCGGATGATTGCATACTGGAAGGTTGTTCTGAGAAGGCTAGTTGATTCTATGGCTCTGCATTTGCAGTTGAGTGTTACCAACCTTGTCAACAAAGAGATAGAGAAGGAGATTATCAATGAGCTGATGGGACCTAACTATGGTTATGGGAGTGGCATTGAGAGGATGCTGGAGGAATCTCCTTCTGTAGCAGTCAAGCGTGAGAAGCTGGTAAAGAGCATCAAGAAACTCAAGGATTCTAAGGAGGTGGTGAGCAAGATCATGGATGGCATTATTCCTTAG